From Brassica rapa cultivar Chiifu-401-42 chromosome A06, CAAS_Brap_v3.01, whole genome shotgun sequence:
AAATCGGATATCCCGTCGAGCTCGTCGATGATGAGTTTTAGCGAGAGCTTGAAGAGGATCGCTGGATCCGTCGTGTTGGAAGCCGGAAGCTTCGAGATGCTGTAGAAGCAAGACTCAGGGTAACGAGTCACGCTGCAGATTGTTTTAAGGGAGGTGGATGGTGTTAACTCGGGGGGTGGACTCGGTGTTGACTCGGAGGAGTTCTTGTTCTTCGTGTGAACCACGGCGGCGACTACGGCGGAAATTATTACGGCGAGGAGGATTAGGCCGGAGATGGATAGTAGGATTAGACGTGTTcttgtgtttttctttaatGCTAGATCTTGAGCTTCGTCTACTTTTCCATATCCTTTGAAGGATTGCACCGAATCCATAATGCTAAAAATGGGTTAAAGCAAAACTCCTTTTAGTTCGGTCTCTGAGTTCTTACTAAAGACACTTTTGGGGTTTGTGTTATGTTCTGTTGTTGTCATTTTATATTAAAGTGTGGAGGCAAAGCAAATGTAATGTGAATCTACGAACGTGACTCGCTAGTTCCATGGGGCTTTCTTGGTGTGTGCAAGTGCGCTAGTGTGTGATAGTTGACCTTTCTGCATGTGGAGATTCATGATTAGGTTCTAATTATTTTACTACGTAACTTGATTATAAAGTATAGTCTCCACCATGTAgcctttaatttttttgtcttcCCAATCAAAGGGCAACAATTCCATGTCTTATAAACCCATTCATAacaatttaaactttattttagatGAGATTGTACGGAGTTGTTTAAAATAATTGGGGATCATGTGGGTTGACCTAGTTTTAAATcatgattatttatataaacttagaaatttGTTTGAAGCTTTTTggttttgttctttttcgtGTAATTTGAATGTctgtcatttttttttgaaaatatatacacatataagtTTCCGTATGAATTAAACTAGTCGGTAATACGAACTCGCACGAACTTTATGTAATTTATGAAGGTGGAAAAAATCAAGCTAATATTTGGTACACAAAATTCTTGAGGACAATAATTGATTTTTGGCGCAAATTTCAAGTATACACATTGGAAATAAAGAAAACTACACATTAAAATGTACATAAACAAATACTAGAAAATTGAAGTCAGAAGAATATTATCTGGCAAAGATTGAAATGGCCATGTGCTTGTCTAACAAGTGGCGTCTCAATCTTAATCTCTTGCGTCTTAAATCCGACAGGCGACAGCACAAAGTTTTACAATTGGTTTGGTAACATAGAGGAGTTCACTAATACGTGTAGATAATTAGGTTTTCATGTACTGATTAATAAAGGAAGATAAATAATACTccatccgttcctaaaagatgtatgttctggaaaaaaaatttgttttaaaaagataaattttttactttttcaatgtatgattttatgaaaaattgtaagtttcaaaaaaattaatagtgtttattgaatttctattggcttaaagttatggaaaattgttattcacaaaaaacaatgcatatttaatgagtttttttaatatatgtgaaaagtctagaatatgcatcttttaaaaacagagggagtagtaCTAACAATTCTTTTCAATTTAGCAAGAAAGTGAAACCGGTCGACTGTAACCAGCCCCCACCACCAATGAACTAACCTCTGTAACACTTATAATTACTTTAGACCCCATCGGTTAAACAACCTAAAGGATATGTATCCAGGCAGTCTAGCTCTTGCTACCCAACTGAATCAGAAACGTGTGTTGAAGAATCATGTCTCGAGTTTCGCCAATAGTTTTTAGTTTCTTTGGGGTCTTATCCATCTTACACAAATATTTTGCATAGCCTGCTCACATACATAAGGACATCAATTTTAGAATCTACAGTTCTTGATTCTGGTTTATTCCCGTGAAAACGACACCAAGAGCTTCACCAATGTAGACAATCTACCAAATTAGCCTCGTCTATGGAGAAGCAAGCGGAGATCCTGATTTCCAGCTGGAGCCTGAGGATGCAAATGGATGGTTCAGCAGCTCAGCCGCAGTTGGCCGCTCCTCCGGGTTCACTTTGAgacatttaattataaaatctcTAGCATCTAgtgataatgtatcaggtatgTTCGGAAGCTCACCCATTGCGATCCTAAACAAAGCTTGAACCTGCGTGTTTGCACAAAATCTGACATTTTACTCGGAAAACCCCATGAAGAAATAAACAATAACCTTAAATATGAAAAAGTCTAATACAACACAGACACAGTAATGAGACTGAATAGTGCTTTGTCATGATTTTTCACCAAAAGAATTTCCTTACTTTATATAGAGAAAGTTTGAAAAACTTGACGACTTACAGGGTATTCTAGATGGGAGTAGGGAAACTGACGAGTCAGCATTTCTAGCACTGTGCACCCAAGGCTCCATATATCAGCCGAGCTTCCATACGCGTTAGCACGCTTCGGGTTAATAACCTAAACAAATTGTTATGTTCCATTTAGAATCAACCATACAAGTATAGCATTATGCACCGTGAAAGTGAACTGAATCCACATGTATGTTAAAGTATGGGCATCAGTCCCTAAAAAAAGTCTGAGCAACCAATGTCACACATCAGTAACAATTATGTTGAAGTTTAACATGTCTGTCGATCATTGTAATCATATAAATAGTAGAAAGAAAAAGTGTGATAATCTCCTAAAACAGTACCTCTGGAGCCAGCCAGAATGGAGTCCCTTTGCAGTACTTGATGTTGTTCAATTGTGACACCTAAATAACAAAATGACAATTATCAAGAAAGGGGTAAGCTATGAACCAAGTGGGTATCATCCATCTATAAGGGCAAAAACAAAACTATAAATGGAAAAGAACCTTAGCCAATCCAAAATCTGCAAGCTTAACAGCTCCACTGGCATCCACCAATACATTTGCACATTTGATGTCCCTTTGTTGGATCAGATGAAAAAAAGTAAGGGAAACTAGAGAGTTTGCACTAGTCTTTTTcgaactaaaaaaatattgcaaATATGCTTCCCGAGAAAAGTTTAAAGAGGAGAAAAGTTTGTACTAGTCTTACCGGTGGATAAAACCTTCTCCATGGAGATATTTCAAGCCATCAAGGATTTGTCTTGTGTACGTGGACACCACAGAGTTCGGGAGCTGGTATCTTTGGTAAAGTTTTAGAAGAGAACCTTGGGTTACAAGCTCAAGAAAGATGTACAAATTCGACCCATCCTGCAAACACCAAAATGGAAATGCCTAGGCAGCTGCTTGCAAGTGTGTACAGTGAGTCATAACGGGATCATACCTTGGCTGTGCCACGATATCTCACGATATTCTGATGCTGAAGCTGACTTAGTAATGAAATCtcctataaaaaatgaaataaggCAAAAGCAAGGAGGATAAGCAAAGCAGCCAACATTTAATTAACAGATCAATGAGAATATGCTACAGTCGTATAAGCTTATATATATCATCACCCTTTCGAGTTCTTGTATGCACTCTTGTGCCTGACTTCCATATTCAAGTAGTGAAACTTCCTTGACAGCAAAGAAGTCTCCATCACTATCCATACAAAAAAAGTATCACCATCAgcaaaatgcaaaaaaaaaaacatgaccGGATCTAGGCCAAGTTTAATGAAATATTGGTCTTCACCCCAAAATTTTTTGGAAGTTTTAGAAGTACCTAAACAATGACTTTTttctctttataattttttaagaaaatatatttatagccTTCAAACTCTTAGATCCAGCTATGTGCATAAAAGAAAACTCGCTTAGCACTCACTATATTCTTTCCAACCAAGAATTCAAATTTTAATCGGTACGACTTACCCTGAAATGCCTTCATACACGGGGCCAAACGATCCTCGTCCCAGAAGTTCACCCTTCAGCCAAGACGTCATGACAGATCCGGAAGAATAGATGGGTGAAGTAATATTGGATACTGTGATAATGTTTTTATTCTATGATGAAGATCGTTTcacaattttagtttttatagaTTACAAGTAAACCGagtaaaactaaaatttgaaacgtccaaattattttttatattagtttGTTTTACTTGTTTTATAAGAACTATTTTATCAATAAAACCTCTATAAACAGCTTCaaattctataaaatattattgctatcaaagttataaattttatttatctataaatattagcaaaagtatttaaatatgaaaaatttaaatttaaattgttCCGTCAAATTATATGTTCCAAGTAATCGTTTGTTTTGGGAGATTTGTCGTCTGGACAAGAGCCCTGCTAATCACATGATCTTTGTCTTGTCTTGCTAtgttttttgttcttctttttgatGAGGTTTTCAATATTCAATAATAATCGAAAAGCTATGGATAACTGTTTACTAACCTGAATCTCTGACATACAATTGAGTTATTATAGATACAACTGCCACATCTCAATCTGGAAACTGCTTCTCTCAAGCATGAGACCAAACACGAAGCAAAAATTTCGAATCACTAATTGaacaatatgttttttttttctctgctaAATCGCCACAACATGACCTCATGTCCAGTTGATAAAAAAACAAGTTCAGGCTGCTTCGGTGACTTCTACTAGCCTCCCACGAACCCACTTCTTAGTTACATTCCCTGATTCCAAAGATTCACCCTTTTCCCCCACTCCATGGCAAGCATTAGAACCATTTGGACGATGAGGACTCTCACTAAGTTTGATAGCTCCATTAGACTCTGGTGATGGAGGATCAACTCTGGTTCCATTTGGCTGTGGCAAATCGCTACATCTCAAGTTCAAGTGAAGACTCTCTCCATTGATTGGTAATGTGTGTGTTCCGTTTACCTCTCCTGGCTGTTCTTGATGGCAAGTACCATCTTCATCTGAAGCAGCCACCTGGCTAATTTCTAAAGATTCAATCAGCTGTGTTGCTTCTGCTATAAGCTTTTTACTCTCTAACAAAGATGCATGAGCAACAGGGCTTGTCATAGCAGCAACCTCAAGAACCTTCGCTGCTTTCTCAGCTTCTGAGATCAAAAGCCTGACCAAGAAACAAAAAGGTTAGTTTACAAATCCAAAACAGAGATATATTAAACAGTTACTGACCTTGCTCGTTGCACAGCATCCATCTTCTTAGACTCTTCAGCAACTCTTTTTGCTCTGATGCTTTTAATCATCTCCAGCTTTGAACTAGCCAAAGGATCTTTATAAACTGGTGTTCTTCGCTTCCTTACTTTCACTACTTGAACTTTGCGTACAGTCTCTAAAACTCTTGTAGTTTTAGTTGGAGGACTCTTCTTTCTAGGCTCTGCATTCCCACTTGGTCTTCTACGACGTCTCTCAGCACCTTCAGGTATACCGTGATACTTTGCCAAGCCAGAGCACACCCTTTCACGGTAAGCCTGACAACAGAAACCAAACCAAGTTAAAGACCAC
This genomic window contains:
- the LOC103871108 gene encoding mitogen-activated protein kinase kinase kinase 1 isoform X1, which gives rise to MTSWLKGELLGRGSFGPVYEGISGDGDFFAVKEVSLLEYGSQAQECIQELEREISLLSQLQHQNIVRYRGTAKDGSNLYIFLELVTQGSLLKLYQRYQLPNSVVSTYTRQILDGLKYLHGEGFIHRDIKCANVLVDASGAVKLADFGLAKVSQLNNIKYCKGTPFWLAPEVINPKRANAYGSSADIWSLGCTVLEMLTRQSHYCVCVVLDFFIFKVQALFRIAMGELPNIPDTLSLDARDFIIKCLKVNPEERPTAAELLNHPFASSGSSWKSGSPLASP
- the LOC103871108 gene encoding mitogen-activated protein kinase kinase kinase 1 isoform X2, with amino-acid sequence MTSWLKGELLGRGSFGPVYEGISGDGDFFAVKEVSLLEYGSQAQECIQELEREISLLSQLQHQNIVRYRGTAKDGSNLYIFLELVTQGSLLKLYQRYQLPNSVVSTYTRQILDGLKYLHGEGFIHRDIKCANVLVDASGAVKLADFGLAKVSQLNNIKYCKGTPFWLAPEVINPKRANAYGSSADIWSLGCTVLEMLTRQFPYSHLEYPVQALFRIAMGELPNIPDTLSLDARDFIIKCLKVNPEERPTAAELLNHPFASSGSSWKSGSPLASP
- the LOC103871109 gene encoding uncharacterized protein LOC103871109 isoform X3; protein product: MKLSNLGHAQNEETRLKIGEGVRMRWARRKERRKVQETCHFEWQNLLAEAARKGYTDEQEFQWDSYKILDQQNQLEWLESIEQRKAVRAAKGNRRAPKSPEQRRKIAEAIAAKWADPAYRERVCSGLAKYHGIPEGAERRRRRPSGNAEPRKKSPPTKTTRVLETVRKVQVVKVRKRRTPVYKDPLASSKLEMIKSIRAKRVAEESKKMDAVQRARLLISEAEKAAKVLEVAAMTSPVAHASLLESKKLIAEATQLIESLEISQVAASDEDGTCHQEQPGEVNGTHTLPINGESLHLNLRCSDLPQPNGTRVDPPSPESNGAIKLSESPHRPNGSNACHGVGEKGESLESGNVTKKWVRGRLVEVTEAA
- the LOC103871108 gene encoding mitogen-activated protein kinase kinase kinase 1 isoform X3, which gives rise to MTSWLKGELLGRGSFGPVYEGISGDGDFFAVKEVSLLEYGSQAQECIQELEREISLLSQLQHQNIVRYRGTAKDGSNLYIFLELVTQGSLLKLYQRYQLPNSVVSTYTRQILDGLKYLHGEGFIHRDIKCANVLVDASGAVKLADFGLAKVSQLNNIKYCKGTPFWLAPEVINPKRANAYGSSADIWSLGCTVLEMLTRQSHYCVQALFRIAMGELPNIPDTLSLDARDFIIKCLKVNPEERPTAAELLNHPFASSGSSWKSGSPLASP